The Lynx canadensis isolate LIC74 chromosome D4, mLynCan4.pri.v2, whole genome shotgun sequence DNA window CAAAGAAAGGAGGGCATGCCAAGTTGAGTCGTTTGCCCAACATAattccatggggggggggggttggggggaggaatGTCAAAGGCAACTCGATCCCGCCCATCTCCTTGCCCTCCTCAATGACAGGATCCGAAGAGATCGAGTGACTGCGCCTACAGCTTGGAATACTCCAACCCCACCCCAGCGCTACAGCTACAGTGCCCGAAGGGACAGAATGAGGTCTAGGGGCCAGCCTCCCGCTGGGAACCGCGGCTTGAGAAGGGGCCCAAGTGTCCAGACTCGCACCCCCTACTCATTAGTAGGAGCTAAAGTTCAGGAAGTGTGCTTCCTCAACACCCCCCCCACAAAGTCCCACCGCTGGGCTCACTCACGGCAGTGACCCCAGAAGTGGGGGTGAAGGGAGGCTCCCGAAGATTCCCTCCACGCTAGCCGGAGTTGCGCTGCCACGGCACAGCGTGGGGCTCTGCCAAGCTGGGAAACAGCTGAGGCCCTCCTCGGGACCCGCCCTCTTCCTGCTCGGCCACGCCCCGGTCGTTCCGTTTCATTTCGGGCTTCGGAGTCCAGCCCCGCCCCTGGTGCTCGATCCCTCTGCCCACATTGTCACGCGGACATAAGGCCCCACCCCTTAGCCCCCACCTTTCTTCTACTGTTTCGTGCCCACCTCCGGGCAACTCTGGAGAGCCACCAGCCGGAGGTCTCCCGGCTCCGCCGCCTGCCTTCAGGCCCGCCCCCGCCGGGCAGTTGCTTACTGCATTCAGGCGGGGCTCTGCCCTAGgccttctgggaaatgtagttctggaggaaggaaggagcagttGTAGACTTGGGATTCTTGCACTTCTAGGCTAAATTTGGGATGTGTATGAGGAGAAACGAGCCACAGGGTAAAGGGGCAGGGTTGgctcttgggattctttcccctcCAGATTTGGGCAGGTGGAGGCCATCTCGGTATAACGCTCTCACTAGCTCTCCATGTGGAAAAAATTTCCCATATGGAAACAATTCATATAGAAAAAGGGTAGCGGAGTTCCGGGAGGATCTCAGAGGCTCGGTGCAGGAAGGATCCTATTAAGGACCCAACGGGAGGAGGTTGGTTCCACCAGCCAGGAGGCCCAAGTTGTTGGTTCCCACCGGACCAGTAATGTCTGAGGTGGGGACATCTGGATTTTGCAAttccccctctgccctctcccgcccTCCGACACCCCATGGTGGCAGCCGTTAGAAATGACCGTGCTGTGAGGTGATGGACGTGACCCGCCACACCCCTGCTCTGAGGAGGAGTTGGGTGCAAAAATGCTAAAGATCCCAGAGATTCCAGAACACCCCACCCCTTACTTctagagggacagagaaacagggcTTTGCTTTGTAGTTTGAAATTTCTTAGTCATGAAACCCTCTAATGTTATGTTTTGGACCTTTGGACTTGGGTAAGGCAGGGCAGTAAGGGTGTCTGGACATAGACTTTTGGGGGACTGTGATGGAGACTCTGGGAGAAGAGATCAAAGCTTTGGGTATAGGGATAGGTCCTGACTGCAGAATGGAAGATTCTGGGTCCACTGAGATGTGGCAGTGAGGGAACATCTAGGTTTGGGAGATACTGAAGAAATGTCAGCTGGAGGGACCTCCTGGGTGTGAGATCCTTGCGCCCTCCCTGCATGGCTAGGTAGACCCATTAGTTTGGGTGGAGGGGAGATCACCAGCTGATGTTATCTATCAGGAGGGCACTCAGGGCCACCCAAGAGAAACActgagatgggggcagggagggctgagatgggggcagggagggctcaGGGCAGGATGACTGAGAAACTACAGCTCAGAGGGGGCTTGGCAGAGGCCTGAGTGACTGGCTCCTCACTGCCAGATCCTGCTGGGTAAGGATGCAGGAAGCAGCCTCTGGGGTGAAGAGTTTATTTACTGCTCAGCCCCCTTGTCCCCACCAGCCTGGGCTCTACCAGCAGTGGCAATCAGGATAGGTTTCAGACACAAACTCAGGGTGGATGACATAGTTGTTTCTTTGGGAGCCACCGGTCTTCTTGAAGTGACTTGTGTCCCATCTGTGGGGAGAAATGGGTCAGTTCTTTTAGACCCTCACAGGTCTGATTCCAATTCTCAGTGCTAACTGTGTCCCAACATTTGCCCCTAATACTGCCCCATGCTCTAACACTGACCTCCTGATCTTAGATTCTATTGTTAAATTTCTGATTCCCAATACACACTCCCTGACATTAATTTCTTATCTTCAAGCCCTGAACCTAATGCTTTGATCTCTTGAGTCTAAGCCCCACTGCCAACCTGTGGACCCTTCCATGCCAGACTCCGTGCCCTCTCATGGGGTTCTCCATTCCCTTGCCAGCTTTGACGTCCCCATGGTACTAGCGCCCCCTGGTGGTATCTTCCAATCAGTGCATCGCAGCGGACAACTGTCTCCGCGGTCCTCGCTGCGCTAAGCGCGTTTGCAATGTGTTTCCGCCAGACTTACCTAAGGTTCGGACAAGGGTAGTATGACGGCGGGGGAGTTATAACAGCACATTGCATTCCGGGCCGGTGCTCGCAGGGCGATACACCCCTGGAAGAGGAAGTGTTGGGCAGGAGAACGTCGGGCCTTCTGATTTAATCCTATTCCCAACCCCACACCAAGGTTCCTAGCAGCGCTTCAGGTGTCAGTCCTATGGCTCGGAGatcctcccctcctgcctcttgGCCTTTCAAGACCCCACCGAAGGAAGCATCACCTCTGGGAAGACATCTGAAAGTCTCTATCCTCGTTAGGCCTCGTTTCTGCCGCCCAGGCTGGGCCATGGAGCACGGTGGACTCTGGGGAGGGCTGGGCTCCAGTCGTTGAAGACCTGGGAGCCCCGGGATCCTCTCCACTGAAGGGCAGCTATTCCAGCATTAACGGTATTTCTAAGGCTCAGGAACTTTCtcgctccccccgcccctctgccctTGTGAGGGATGAGACTCAGCCTCGCACAATGAATCAGACTCTCTGGGaaagggctgggggggggggggcccggagGGAATCACCAGGGGTTAGGAACAGGatccaggaccccccccccccttcctctcccaagCTCTCTAAGACCCCCAGCGGACTTTGGAGTTCTCCCAGACTCAGCCCGCTTGGACTGCCATCTGGTGCAGGGAGAAGGCTGCGCTGCAGTTAAGGTTGTCGCTGAGCTCTCGGGCCTGTTTCCTCAACAGTAACACGCTAAGTTGTCAACTTTCAGAGGTGCTCCGAGGTCAGGGCCCCTCTGGTAATGCGGTTACTATTTCCTTGCTCACACAACACGGATAATGACCCTGCCCGTTGTCGACAGTGACCAAGACCCAGGAACACAAGCCACTTTTTTGAGCATACATGGCACTCCGCAGGCTAGAACCTGTGTCTCTAGGACCTGGTATCCAGATAGGGAACGAAGTGTGGGAAGGGGATGCGACCCACTGGTGTGCAGAGGGTTTcttcctcaaaacaaaacaaaacaaaacaaaacaaaaacaaaaacaaaaaacaaaccaccctCCGCCCCCCAACCCCACAACCTTCCGGGTGGGGCCTCTAGAACAGGTACAGGAGCCAGGTTGACCTTGAGCCCAGTTCGGGACAGATAGGGCCAGGAACCTGGGGGAATTTTCGTGCAGGGTCTCCGGTCTCAGGGCTCAGCTCAGGCCCTGGGGCCGGAGGGCAGAACAGGACAGGGCCCTGTACGGGTTAGAGGCGGCTGCAAGTGGGGTAGGGTCTGGCATAGGGGTAGGGCAGAGCTAGAAATGGTGAGGGATAGGGCACGCACAGCTGCGGTAAACTGGACCCCCGGGGGGCGGGGCTTTTTCGGGAGCGGGGCCCGTCTAAGGCTGGAGCTGCCCAGCGAACCTTACGGTCGGCTGCTCTGCGCACAAAGGCCGGTGGCGGCGTTCCGTGCAGGGTGCTCTGGTCACGTAGTAGTCCATCCCGCGTAGACAG harbors:
- the CD4H9orf24 gene encoding spermatid-specific manchette-related protein 1 isoform X1, which codes for MERAVRGMPLQCPPKLERLNAYEREVVVNMLNSLSRNQRLPQITRRCGCVDPLPGRLPFQGYESSCSGRHYCLRGMDYYVTRAPCTERRHRPLCAEQPTVRGVSPCEHRPGMQCAVITPPPSYYPCPNLRWDTSHFKKTGGSQRNNYVIHPEFVSETYPDCHCW